One stretch of Cervus canadensis isolate Bull #8, Minnesota chromosome 5, ASM1932006v1, whole genome shotgun sequence DNA includes these proteins:
- the CHCHD5 gene encoding coiled-coil-helix-coiled-coil-helix domain-containing protein 5 isoform X2, with amino-acid sequence MQAALEITARYCGQELEQYGQCVAAKPESWQRDCHHLKMSIAQCTSAHPIIRQIRQACLEPFKAFEECLRQNEATVGNCAEHVRRFLQCAEQVQPTHRPSTLEAHPLPAS; translated from the exons AT GCAGGCAGCCCTGGAGATCACTGCTCGCTACTGCGGCCAGGAGCTGGAGCAGTATGGCCAGTGTGTGGCAGCCAAGCCGGAGTCATGGCAGCGAGACTGTCACCACCTTAAGATGAGCATTGCCCAGTGCACGTCCGCCCA CCCAATCATCCGTCAGATCCGCCAGGCCTGTTTGGAGCCTTTCAAGGCCTTTGAGGAATGTCTTCGACAGAATGAAGCTACCGTGGGCAACTGTGCGGAGCACGTGCGCCGATTCCTGCAGTGTGCGGAGCAGGTGCAGCCGACACACAGACCCTCCACCTTGGAG
- the CHCHD5 gene encoding coiled-coil-helix-coiled-coil-helix domain-containing protein 5 isoform X1 → MQAALEITARYCGQELEQYGQCVAAKPESWQRDCHHLKMSIAQCTSAHPIIRQIRQACLEPFKAFEECLRQNEATVGNCAEHVRRFLQCAEQVQPTHRPSTLEVLAVVVASLAEHRL, encoded by the exons AT GCAGGCAGCCCTGGAGATCACTGCTCGCTACTGCGGCCAGGAGCTGGAGCAGTATGGCCAGTGTGTGGCAGCCAAGCCGGAGTCATGGCAGCGAGACTGTCACCACCTTAAGATGAGCATTGCCCAGTGCACGTCCGCCCA CCCAATCATCCGTCAGATCCGCCAGGCCTGTTTGGAGCCTTTCAAGGCCTTTGAGGAATGTCTTCGACAGAATGAAGCTACCGTGGGCAACTGTGCGGAGCACGTGCGCCGATTCCTGCAGTGTGCGGAGCAGGTGCAGCCGACACACAGACCCTCCACCTTGGAG gttttggcGGTGGTGGTTGcttctcttgcagagcacaggctctag
- the CHCHD5 gene encoding coiled-coil-helix-coiled-coil-helix domain-containing protein 5 isoform X3, with product MQAALEITARYCGQELEQYGQCVAAKPESWQRDCHHLKMSIAQCTSAHPIIRQIRQACLEPFKAFEECLRQNEATVGNCAEHVRRFLQCAEQVQPTHRPSTLECSR from the exons AT GCAGGCAGCCCTGGAGATCACTGCTCGCTACTGCGGCCAGGAGCTGGAGCAGTATGGCCAGTGTGTGGCAGCCAAGCCGGAGTCATGGCAGCGAGACTGTCACCACCTTAAGATGAGCATTGCCCAGTGCACGTCCGCCCA CCCAATCATCCGTCAGATCCGCCAGGCCTGTTTGGAGCCTTTCAAGGCCTTTGAGGAATGTCTTCGACAGAATGAAGCTACCGTGGGCAACTGTGCGGAGCACGTGCGCCGATTCCTGCAGTGTGCGGAGCAGGTGCAGCCGACACACAGACCCTCCACCTTGGAG